The following proteins are encoded in a genomic region of Apis mellifera strain DH4 linkage group LG14, Amel_HAv3.1, whole genome shotgun sequence:
- the LOC409299 gene encoding adenylosuccinate synthetase translates to MQRSVQQANGDSVLASPRKKQRVSNATTKVTVVLGAQWGDEGKGKVVDMLAMDADVVCRCQGGSNAGHTVVVDGAEFHFHLLPSGIINPRCTSVIGNGVVIHLPGLFEELESNEAKGLKNWRERLIISDRAHIVFDFHQQVDGLQELEKGTQSLGTTKKGIGPTYSSKAARNGLRIGDLLGDFDKFSQKFDTLVTSYQKMFPALQVDIKAELQRYKEYAERIRPLVKETVQYLHQALREGKKVLVEGANAAMLDIDFGTYPYVTSSNCSIGGVCTGLGLPPSYIGEVVGVVKAYTTRVGDGPFPTELLNATGELLQRRGHEIGVTTNRKRRCGWLDLTLLKFTAMVNGYTSICLTKLDILDTLPKIQVGVGYRLNGKEIDYFPSTTSDLVKVEVIYETLDGWQSTTEGVRSLEKLPPNAKKYIQLIEEHLGVPVKWIGVGAGRESVITL, encoded by the exons ATGCAACGTTCCGTTCAACAAGCAAATGGAGACAGCGTTCTCGCATCACCAAGGAAGAAACAACGTGTGTCAAATGCTACAACCAAAGTTACTGTTGTTCTTGGAGCGCAATGGGGCGATGAGGGTAAAGGCAAGGTCGTCGATATGCTTGCTATGGATGCTGACGTCGTCTGCAGGTGTCAG gGAGGAAGCAATGCCGGGCATACTGTAGTAGTAGATGGTGCGGAGTTCCATTTTCATCTTCTGCCCAGTGGAATAATCAATCCTAGATGTACATCGGTTAtag GAAATGGAGTAGTAATACATTTACCAGGTCTTTTTGAAGAACTAGAAAGCAATGAAGCAAAAGGTTTGAAAAATTGGCGGGAACGATTAATAATCTCCGATCGTGCACATATAGTATTTGATTTTCATCAACAAGTCGATGGCCTTCAGGAATTGGAAAAAGGTACACAATCCCTTGGTACAACTAAAAAAGGAATTGGACCAACTTACTCGAGTAAAGCTGCCAGAAATGGACTTAGAATCGGTGATCTTCTCGGAGatttcgacaaattttcgCAAAAATTTGACACACTGGTAACTTCGTATCAAAAAATGTTTCCAGCACTTCAAGTTGATATAAAAGCAGAGCTTCAACGATATAAAga atatgCAGAAAGAATAAGACCGTTAGTAAAAGAAACCGTTCAGTATTTACATCAAGCATTacgcgaaggaaaaaaagtattagtAGAAGGTGCAAATGCTGCGATGTTAGATATAGATTTTGGAACATATCCTTATGTTACGAGTTCTAACTGCAGTATAGGTGGTGTTTGTACCGGTCTTGGACTACCACCGTCTTATATCGGAGAAGTTGTTGGTGTCGTTAAAGCATACACTACAAGAGTTGGTGATGGTCCATTCCCTACAGAACTTTTGAATGCTACAGGCGAGCTTTTACAAAGGAGAGGACATGAAATTGGTGTCAcaacaaatagaaaaagacGTTGCGGTTGGCTAGATTTAACTCTTCTTAAATTCACTGCAATGGTTAATGG atATACGTCAATATGTCTAACAAAATTAGACATTTTAGACACGCTTCCGAAAATTCAAGTTGGGGTAGGTTACCGATTAAATGGAAaggaaattgattattttccaAGTACCACTTCTGACTTGGTGAAAGTAGAAGTAATTTATGAAACTCTCGATGGTTGGCAATCGACAACAGAGGGTGTACgttctttagaaaaattacCTCCTAATGcaaaaaagtatatacaaCTAATAGAAGAACATCTTGGTGTAccag ttaAGTGGATTGGAGTGGGAGCAGGTCGGGAAAGTGTAATTACGCTTTGA
- the LOC107965480 gene encoding homeobox protein engrailed-2-B — protein MKSVRKPKDFSIESILSDSYIFLQNNQCKECSLSNISKTCKIDFQKEKYETNFATNYNINTVEINTKNNFQSIKKDSMLNLTRPFEIMEKMNLRNSGCRNDKFSENNSECFKRKSEINMEKKCEMNFNEFHLMNSKQYDEKKYYANLSNIEKSIKELEWLRYTRYKPPKVPRKSTIGKNRRKPSLHPRIPFSSFQINYLEQQFQNSAYLSKKDVLKISNILNLLPNRVKIWFQNRRAKERRSVFCTNI, from the exons ATGAAGTCGGTTAGAAAACCGAAGGATTTTAGCATCGAAAGTATTTTATCAGACTCgtacatatttcttcaaaataatcaaTGTAAAGAATGTTCTTTATCTAACATATCAAAAACATGTAAGatcgattttcaaaaagaaaaatatgaaacgaattttgcaactaattataatattaatactgtcgaaataaatacaaaaaataattttcaatcgattaaaaaagattctatGTTGAATTTAACAAGACCATTtgaaattatggaaaaaatgaATCTAAGAAATAGTGGGtgtagaaatgataaattcagTGAAAACAATAGTGAAtgttttaaacgaaaaagtgaaataaatatggaaaaaaaatgtgaaatgaatttcaatgaatttcaTCTAATGAATTCCAAACagtatgatgaaaaaaaatattatgcaaatttatcaaatattgagaaaagtataaaagaattagaatgGCTTCGATATACAAGATATAAACCTCCAAAAGTTCCTAGAAAATCAACAATcggaaaaaatagaagaaaaccAAGTCTTCACCCTCGAATAccattttcatcatttcaaataaattatcttgaacaacaatttcaaaatagtgcttatctttcaaaaaaagatgtattaaaaatatcaaatattttaaaccttCTGCCTAATAgg GTGAAAATTTGGTTTCAAAATCGACGTGCCAAAGAACGACGAAGTGTATTTTgtactaatatataa
- the LOC551327 gene encoding carboxypeptidase B: MRVFFLIATIFVAAALAVDHEVLPSLRGMQSISISYQTPEQFSFLKNFMDTPGFEFVKTTSDLVDVLVTGDKVESFKQLLDEENMDYTVMIEDVEEIVTEEYITQEVERRLKSRIQEDYASGRLSFTYYPKYNEVNEYLDYLTKTYGNVASLITIGNSYEGRVMKVLKLSTGGKNKPAIFIDGGIHAREWIAPATVLYMVDLMLSSHKDLLNKVDWYVLPVLNPDGYEFTHTKSANRLWRKTRSPNKGSNCVGVDGNRNYDMGWMEIGASNNPCSETYAGPKAFSEVENQHLRDFILARKGQFKAYLTFHSYGQYILYPWGFTSQVPSNEPELRNLASSCAKAIAKSRKTQYTYGTSANHLYPAAGGSDDWAMGKAGINLSYTFELPGGNYGFLLPASEIKAVGTETFEAIKQIHQYVTSKYASR; the protein is encoded by the exons ATGCGTGTCTTCTTCTTGATCGCGACAATTTTTGTCGCGGCTGCTCTCGCCGTCGACCATGAAGTTTTGCCTTCTTTACGGGG AATGCAGAGTATCTCCATTTCGTACCAGACACCCGAACAATTTTCCTTCCTGAAAAATTTCATGGATACTCCAGGATTCGAGTTTGTGAAAACCACCTCCGACTTGGTTGACGTTCTAGTGACAGGTGACAAGGTGGAATCGTTCAAACAGCTTCTCGACGAGGAAAATATGGATTACACCGTGATGATCGAGGACGTCGAGGAAATAGTGACCGAGGAATACATAACGCAGGAAGTGGAGCGCAGGCTGAAATCAAGAATTCAAGAAGACTACGCTTCCGGACGATTGAGCTTCACTTATTATCCCAAGTATAACGAG GTGAACGAATACTTGGACTATTTGACAAAGACGTACGGTAACGTAGCGTCGTTGATCACCATAGGTAATTCGTACGAGGGGCGAGTgatgaaagttttaaaattgtcgACCGGTGGCAAGAACAAGCCCGCCATATTCATCGACGGTGGAATTCATGCCAGGGAATGGATCGCCCCCGCGACAGTCCTTTACATGGTGGATTTAATGCTGTCGAGTCACAAAGATCTGTTGAACAAAGTTGACTGGTACGTTCTACCAGTTTTAAATCCCGACGGCTACGAATTCACGCACACCAAGTCTGCG aaTCGATTGTGGAGGAAAACGAGATCCCCGAATAAAGGCTCGAATTGTGTAGGCGTCGATGGAAACCGAAATTACGATATGGGATGGATGG AGATTGGTGCGTCTAACAATCCGTGCAGCGAAACGTATGCTGGGCCTAAAGCATTCTCCGAAGTGGAGAATCAACATCTGAGAGATTTTATTCTGGCACGAAAGGGGCAGTTCAAGGCTTACCTTACCTTCCACTCTTACGGTCAG taCATCCTGTATCCATGGGGCTTCACATCCCAAGTACCTTCTAACGAACCAGAATTG CGTAATCTTGCCAGTAGTTGCGCAAAGGCAATCGCTAAATCTCGCAAAACCCAATACACTTATGGCACCTCTGCTAATCACCTGT ATCCGGCTGCTGGTGGCAGCGATGATTGGGCCATGGGCAAAGCAGGAATCAATTTGTCCTACACTTTCGAGTTACCCGGTGGAAATTACGGATTTCTGTTACCAGCATCTGAGATCAAAGCCGTGGGCACCGAGACGTTCGAGGCTATCAAACAAATTCACCAATATGTCACCTCGAAATACGCTTCTCGTTAA
- the PPO gene encoding phenoloxidase subunit A3, giving the protein MASDKSGILYLFDRPSEPVYVPKGDNKVAFDIPPDYLPDRYRSVATQVFNRFGDDTESKLPVKAITLPDLSIPMQLGRRQPFSLFIPAHRKIAARLIDIFMGMRTYEDFLSVAVYCRDRLNPNLFIYALSVAILHRPDTKDLPVPPLTEVFPDKYMDSGIFSRAREEANVVPEGARVPIEIPRDYTASDLDVEHRVAYWREDIGINLHHWHWHLVYPFEGDIRIVNKDRRGELFYYMHQQIMARYNCERLCNRLGRVKRFINWHEPIPEAYFPKLDSLVASRTWPFRPSGTVLKDINRQVDELNFDIQDLERWRDRIYEAIHTGSVINTRGERIQLTEKNGIDVLGNIMEASILSPNQNVYGDLHNFGHVAISYIHDPDHRYLESFGVMGDSATAMRDPIFYRWHAFVDDVFQEHKNTLPQYTVQQLDFPGIEIADIKLTTNQQRNILNTFWTKSDVDLSRGLDFTPRGAVLARFTHLNHADFSYTIVINNRNNTSMKGTVRIFIGPKEDERGLPFTFREQKNLMIELDKFPITLQPGKNTIEQKSTKSSVTIPFERTFRNLDENRPIGGDSLERFDFCGCGWPQHMLIPKGNKEGFAMELFVMVSDYKDDRVEQNEPIGCKDASSYCGLRDRKYPDARAMGYPFDRQPRAGVETLAQFLTGNMAVTEVTVRFSDTIVPRSRSGSISNTLTFM; this is encoded by the exons ATGGCGTCTGATAAATCGGGTATTTTGTATCTATTTGATCGACCTTCTGAACCAGTTTACGTCCCTAAGGGAGACAATAAAGTCGCTTTTGATATTCCACCTGATTATTTG cCTGATAGATATCGTTCTGTGGCTACTCAAGTATTTAATCGTTTCGGCGATGATACGGAATCGAAACTTCCAGTGAAGGCAATTACTCTTCCGGATCTTAGTATTCCAATGCAACTTGGACGTCGTCAacctttttcattatttatcccGGCACATCGAAAAATAGCTGCtcgattaattgatatttttatgg GTATGCGAACATATGAGGACTTCCTGTCTGTTGCAGTTTATTGTCGCGATCGTTTAAAtccaaatttgtttatttatgccCTATCAGTGGCGATACTTCATCGTCCTGACACGAAAGATTTGCCAGTACCACCGCTTACCGAAGTATTTCCAGACAAATATATGGATAGTGGAATATTTTCCAGGGCTAGAGAAGAAGCTAATGTTGTACCAGAGGGTGCTAga gTTCCAATTGAAATTCCAAGAGATTATACCGCATCAGATCTTGATGTGGAACATCGTGTTGCTTATTGGAGAGAAGATATTGGAATTAATCTTCATCATTGGCATTGGCACTTGGTGTATCCATTTGAAGGTGACATTAGAATTGTTAACAAGGATCGACGTGGAGAACTTTTCTATTATATGCATCAACAGATTATGGCTAG atataattgcGAACGGCTATGTAATCGTCTTGGACGAGTAAAACGATTCATTAATTGGCACGAACCGATTCCAGAAGCTTACTTCCCGAAATTAGATTCCCTTGTTGCCAGTCGGACATGGCCATTTCGACCCAGCGGTACTGTTCTTAAGGACATCAATCGACAAGTTGATGAATTGAACTTTGACATTCAGGATCTAGAAAGATGGCGTGATCGTATTTACGAGGCAATCCATACAGGATCTGTGATTAATACCAGGGGTGAAAGAATTCAATTGACTGAGAAAAATGGAATCGACGTCCTGGGAAATATCATGGAAGCTAGTATTCTTTCTCCCAATCAGAATGTCTATGGTGATCTCCATAATTTTGGTCATGTCGCCATTTCTTATATCCATGATCCGGATCATCGATATTTG gagAGTTTTGGTGTTATGGGTGATTCAGCAACAGCTATGAGAGAtcctatattttatagatggcATGCATTTGTTGATGACGTGTTTCAGGaacataaaaatacattaccTCAGTATACTGTACAAcag TTAGACTTCCCAGGTATCGAAATAGCAGATATCAAATTGACAACCAATCAACAacgcaatattttaaataccttTTGGACCAAAAGTGATGTAGATTTGTCACGTGGACTCGATTTCACTCCACGTGGCGCAGTGCTTGCTAGATTTACTCACTTGAACCATGCTGATTTTTCATATacgattgttattaataatcgtaataatacATCAATGAAAGGCACGGTCCGTATCTTTATAGGTCCTAAAGAAGACGAGCGTGGATTACCTTTTACTTTCAGAGAACAGAAGAATTTAATGATCGAATTGGATAAGTTTCCTATAACAC ttCAACCAGGAAAAAATACGATTGAACAGAAATCTACGAAATCTTCAGTAACTATACCATTTGAGAGAACTTTCCGCAACTTAGATGAAAATAGACCAATAGGAGGTGATAGTTTGGAACGATTCGATTTTTGTGGATGTGGATGGCCGCAACATATGCTTATACcaaaaggaaataaagaagGTTTTGCAATGGAACTTTTCGTCATGGTATCAGATTATAAAGATGATCGT GTTGAACAAAATGAGCCAATTGGTTGTAAGGATGCCTCAAGTTATTGTGGATTAAGAGATAGAAAGTATCCTGATGCACGAGCAATGGGATATCCATTTGATCGTCAACCTCGTGCAGGTGTTGAAACTTTAGCTCAATTCCTCACCGGAAATATGGCGGTAACTGAAGTAACAGTTCGATTTAGTGATACAATTGTACCTAGATCTAGATCTGGAAGTATAAGCAATACTTTAACCTTTATGTAA